In Candidatus Binatia bacterium, the genomic stretch ACGAAGCGGAAAACGAAGCGCGCAAGGTTGCCGGCGTTCGCAGCGTCAAGAACGAGCTGCAGGTCGTTGCCGATGCGAAGAAGCCGGACGTGACGGCGAAGGACGACCAGCTCGAGTCCGACGTCAAGCAGAGGCTGAAAGCGCGTGACGACTTGAAGGACGTCAATGCGGACGTGAAAAATTGCGTGGTTCGCCTGTCGGGTACGGTGCCGTCGGGCGAGGAGAAGGTCGAGGCGAGCCAGGTGGCCCGGGCGACGCGTGGCGTCTGCTCGGTGCAGAACGACGTTCGCCTGCACGAATGACCGCACGCTGACAGAGGCGCACAGGCCGGATGCGTCCAGAGCAGCCGCATCCGGCCGAGTGGCCGCCCGGAACCGCGGATCCCGCAAGGAGAACCGGTTCCGAGGCGAGCCCCTCGCGGCCTTCGTGGAAGGAAACAGGGGCAGCGGATGATGAAGGTGCAAAACATTCCGTCGCGGCGCGAAAGGCAATCTTCCCCGATGCCGCCGCCCGCCGATCCTGCCGGGGCCGCTGCGGCGCCGTCGGTGCCTGCAGCGCTCGAAAAACTTGCTTCGGCAACTCACAGGGTCATCGCCAAGCGGATCGACTTGGTGATGCTCGAGAACGAAGAGCTGATCTCCCAGCTTCTCATCAAGGCGTCGTTCCTCGCATTCGGCGTGGTCGCCGGGCTCGCGGCCTGGTTCACTGCGCTGCGCGCAGTCGTGCCGTACATGCTTCCGGGACGGGACTACCGGCTGCAGCTCCTGCTGTTCGCAGCGGTAAACCTCGTGCTCGCCTTGATCGTCATTCCAATCGTCGTGACGCGTCCTCGCCGCAAACTCGCCAGCGAGCACGAAGGAAATGTCACGCACCAACCAGTCTCCGGCGACAACGCCGCTTTCACCGCGAGGGACACGCGATGACCGAGGACCGGTCGCAGGTTTCGCACAGGCAGGTCTCGCACAGGCAGGTCTCGCACAGGGAGGATGAGCTTCTGCAGAGCATCGAGCAGGACGAGGAGACCCTGCGCGAGGCCGTGCACGAACTCGCGCAGGCCACCGAGCAGAAGCTCGACGTGACCCGTTACATCGGTGACGCGCCGATCCAGTGGCTGGCCGGCGCTTTCTGCCTCGGATTCTGGCTCGGCTTCGATCGCAGCGAGTCGGCGTTCCAGGCGCATCGCAGGAGAGGATGATGATCGGCGAAGAAGACTACTCGAGCAACGGCGAGGATCGACCCCTGCAACATCTTACATCGAGCGTCCGCAACGACGTGGCAGCCGTGCGCACGACGGCCACCGGCCTGGAGCAGCAGATCGAGGCTTTCGTGCGGGAGCGCCCGCTGGTGGCGGTGTTCGGCGCGCTCGGGCTCGGCTTCATCGTCGCACGCCTCGTGTCGAGGAGGTGACGAGATGACAGCAGAAACCGGAGTTCCCAACGGAATGAATGTCGGACCGCGAGGCAATCCTTCGACTTCCTCGCGCGCGACTTCGCGCACGTCGCTTCCCCAGTCCCTGACCGAAGCAGGCCGCCAGCTTCGCGGTGACGTCGAGAGCCTGGCGTCGCACGCGTCGTCGGCGCGCAGCGAGGTGGTCGATTTCATTTGCGACTACGCACGCGAACGCCCGATCGCCACCGTCGCGACGGCCGCGGGCGTTGGCTACCTGCTAGGCGGCGGACTCGGCTCCAGCATTACCCGCCTCGCGTTAGGGATCGGCTCGCGCCTGGCGGTGGCCGTGGTCGCACGCGAACTCGGTGCTTTGCCCTCGACGGCGCCGGCAGGGTCAAGATGATGATGCAGAACATCCAGGAAAATGCCGCGCGAGCACTGCGCGCAGGAGGCCCCATGACCCTCGACAACATCCTCCAGTCTCTTCCGACTCGTGAAGACATCGCCAAGGCCGTCGGCATGGAAACCCGCAATCCGACTGCCGATGTGTTTTCTACGCTCGGGATCTTCGGCACCGGCGTGCTGATCGGCGCAGCACTGGCGCTGCTGTTCGCGCCGAAGCCTGGCAGCGAGATGCGCCGCGACCTGAGCGATGGAATGCAGCAGTTCGGCCGCCAGGCGCGAAACGCGGCCGACTCCGCGTCGGAAAGCATGGGCAGCGAATCGTCGCGACCGAGCGCGGAATCCCAGTCACGCTCGGCGTACATGTCGTCCGGCCGCAACGTCTAAGCAGCGTTCGTGCGGAATTGCCTGGGATTGCGCGCGCATCCACGCGCGCAATCCCAGGCTTTTCAGCGCATCGCAAATCCCAGGAGTCTTTCGATGACGGAACATCCGGGACAGAGCACCTCCATCTGGATGTCCAGCGCGACTCCCGGGTTCGGGCGCCTTGGCGGCGACGTCTCGGCTGACGTCTGCATCGTCGGAGCCGGCGTTGCGGGACTGACGACGGCGCTGCTGCTCGCGTACGAAGGAAGATCGGTGGTCGTACTCAACGACGGCCCGATCGGCGGCGGGCAGACCTGCCGCACCACAGCCCATCTGTCGACTGCGATCGATGCGCGCTACCACGAGATCGAGCGGCTGCACGGCCGC encodes the following:
- a CDS encoding YtxH domain-containing protein translates to MTLDNILQSLPTREDIAKAVGMETRNPTADVFSTLGIFGTGVLIGAALALLFAPKPGSEMRRDLSDGMQQFGRQARNAADSASESMGSESSRPSAESQSRSAYMSSGRNV